TTACAAAAGAGTAGTATGATGTTAGTACTACTAAAAAGGAAAATCCAATAAATGTGGTTCCAATGAGACCTGCAATCTGAGAGATCATGGCTCCTAGTTCCATCTGCCGATTGTAGCATAggctttcttctccttctgtagCCTCTATGACTGAGTAGTATATAGTAACTGGAATAATTATGCCCAGTACAACTCCCCATATGTAAATGCATAGTTTTCTAGCAAAGTTGGGCTGGCGAAATTTTTTCAGTAAATggccataaaatattttctcatagcaCGAAGTAGTCTCTTGCAAGGAATCCTTTTGCATTAAGGTAGCGTAGCGGCTTACGGCAATCCAGCTTAAAATTAAGAGGCTGACAAACATACTTACATGCATGGATAGAGTTCCCAGAAAATTGACCACTCTGCATTGAGCAGATTGATATTCCCATTGGAAACCTTTCAGGAAATAGATACTCATGAAAGGCATGGCGCTGCACACAAGTAAGTTTGCAGTCACAAGGTGTGACAGGTAGATATGCGTTGATGTTTTTTTacctatttttgttaaaaatatccaTTGAGAGAGAGAGTTTCCAAAAACACCAACAATACAAAGGAGGATGTAAATGATTGGTAAAGCCATGGAAGAGATCATAGATGGTTGAATACATGTTGTGTTGTTGTTCATTTATGTCAGATTTTCTTGAATTTTGTCACGGGAGCTAGAACAGAATTGcagatatttaatattaaaattatttttggtacAGTATTTAAgctgaatagtttttttttgtttttttttttaaagcattgaattaactaaaatagtaacaaaaatgtattggATGGAACGGGAAAGTGTAGATGGCTTCTTACCTTTTCTAATCACAATTGTCCGgttgaaataaagacaaaaagttaCTTATTGTGATGGATAATGCctttgtctaaaaaacaaaatttgatgtAAATAGTTACATGCCTGggatttataattttacttagaGAAATGGATAGTTCTTAGATTGTAAAACAATTTGTAAGTGATGATTGATTTTGcctagaaatataatttaaaaatttttaaggcaCATGCAACCAATACATGTTGGCCAAAGTATTACAGAAGTATTTTGTGGCCACAATAATAGAGAGTTGACTGGTTTTTAATTACCACATTACTtatatatagttttcaaaatgGTGTCTTTTTGTGTCTAGGCTAAAACACTCCTTTATAACCTAATACTATTAGAAGAGTCTCTTTTCATATTTCAGAAGTTACCTCAATTCCACGTGAGCAAAATTTCAGGCAAAATCCTGAACTGAATAGAAGAAAAGTGTAGCAACCAAGGACAGACTCCAAAATCCCAGGGTCATTACCAAAgagtatttaaaatgtcatttcaaatATTCAATGTTAAACTGTCATACTTCAATAAAAGTTTACACATGTATGTCAAAACTGTAGTtacagccagatgtggtggctctgcacctgtaatctcagcactttgggaggccaaggtgggacgattgcttgagaccaggatttCAAGAACACCCTGCGCAAtgtagcgagaccctgtctctataaaaaaatacaaaaactagactgggtatggtggctcatgcctattatcccagcactttgggaggccacggccagcctgggcaacatggtgaaaccatgtctctacaaaataattagccaggcatcctgacatgtgcctggagtcccagctacttgggaggctgaggttggaggatcagttgagcctagaagttcaaggctgcagcaagctatgatcattctactgcactccagcctaggtaacagaaagagaccctgtctcaaaaacaaaaacaaaaaaactgtagcTGCTATGCTTGTTGGTTAGAATATCCTTGTGTGTAAATTGGTATCTGAGTTtttcagaggatttttttttaaaggatatgaTGTTTTAATCACAACATAAATgctggtttttacttttttgtgtcttatatttaaatctttctcACTTCAAAGGGTACATGTGAAGTGCTGAAGAATCATATACAAattgcttttattcttatttttctccttatttcctCACTTCTTTCAGGTGAGAATAACAAAAGTTACTGGATTCTGGTCAAATAAGAACCATGATCTCTATTCAGAATGTGCCATATTCTCTGTGTCCTTCACCATAGCCTTCTGGGCACCACATTCTCCACTCTTTCATGATCTAGAGCAAggtttctcaatcttttttttaatcatgttctcttttgataaacataaaaattgtaCCATACACAGCCCTTGGAAATTCTTATATCCCCCCAGCCCCTCAGGGCAATTTTACTCTCCACCCCCTTCAGAATTATggtttgatttattttctgtatcttggaTTACagaatttgggtttttttctcaaaataatattataattttgtaataACTTTTTAAACCAATCCACACCCAAAGTCTTGAAAACTTGAGGACTGTGCATTGTGTATGGGTTTAAATACCGAGATTCTTAATTAATGTCTACCAGtgtctttataattttgtttctttgctattTGTATTTAGAAAACAGTCCATATGCTTCATTGTAAGTTTGTATCTGAATCTAGTGCAACCTGATGAATTATAATCTGGTTGCAGTTAGTGTAGACCCtggcataaatatataaaacctaATCTGTAACTTCACTAGTTCAAAAATCAGGCAGATGGAGTGTGAAATGAGCCggtttatttaagaaaaaaaattatctgctcACAGTAGATTTTGATTTTACATAAGGAATGGAGCTTCCTTTTATGATGCTGTTAAAGAAAAGCATTAGCTCCTGCCTTGTGCAGATAATGCATAGTATACTAAAAACTGCAAAGGTAATGGTGCTTCTGTATGAATAGTAAATGCTTCCAAacaaaaaggagataaaatataCTTCTGCAGAGGCTAGCTTTATCAGACAGAAGTTGAGTCTCTATAGGACTCTCACTATAGCAATCAACAACTAGGTCACCATCTTTACCTTCCCAAACTTGTATCTACTATGTACATCTCcttcaaaaataaactttgatCATAAAACTACTTGataactattttccaaaatttggAAAGTACTGTTGAacttaagaaatgaaataaaaattacatgttacAGATGCAAAACTGGTCTTTAGAAAATGTCTGTAAGTCTATATTCCCCTCAGGAGAATGTCTATCTCAAGTCACTCGTGCATACATTTTTTCTCTGCTAATTTGACAAATGAAAAAAGTTCTACAACTCTTAACTTCAGTTACTAATAACTATCTACATAATTATATGCGGACTGCCTTTCTTAAGGATCAGCTTTCAAAATTTAAACCATTAGgtcctgtttatttttatagagtttaatttttaagctaaaaatgaataataatcacTCTTACCTGTATGAGTAGTTTATGCCAACTAAGGTTATATTGTTCAGGGCAGTGATGCCAAATTTCAGACTTAAAATTCTCTGATCTTCGCTCTTCCAATATCTTTAGTCAGTGTAAATAGACTCTTGTATGACACCAACTACAGTGGGAGGAAAAGGGGAAATTAAACAGTATTGAAGAAATTCAATAGTTATGGTCAGTGTGGCAACTAGCTCCTCAAAAAACCCtcatttctctatttctgtagCGGGAGGAAGTTGGTGGACAATATACATATTATACTTCCTTATGATTATTTCATGAACTAGTTACACCCCAGTAAGCTTTGTTTGCATGATTGACTGAAGTTCACAGATTTAATCCCCCATGGCTAGTTTTATATGACACAGTGATAGAAGGAGCCACTCTGTTAGTAACCCAATACAAATATTGGTGCAAATTTGCCTGTAAAATTGTTTGTGGATGGCTTATTTGCAATCCATCTTtatcaaaaatagaaacaaaactcAAAGTTTTCTTATAACTTACTAGAATCAAATATAAAGCTAAAATAGAACTTCATGATCATCTATGGATTGAGACCCTTTGTTTTAAAGTtgaagaagctgaggcccagaggaaCTCACTGTAAGCACAGACTGCACCCAGGGTTGGGTCCCAGTTTGGTTACTGATGAGTTAACCCACTCTGTTTCTGATTGCCCTGCACTACCTCCATTTATCAACATAATACACTGTTTGGGGCATTTCATAATAGATTTGGCAAATCCTGGGAGTGCCAAGTATGCCTCAGATCAAATGAATAGTTATATTAATAAAGAATTGTGAAACCACGACTagtctaaaacaataaaaattttaaaaatagaattgtgaAACCAACTTTTTGTACAAGATTGTCGAATCAGCCTGTGACCTACTAACTAAATGAAAGCTAAGTGTGTACATCTGGGGCGGAAGACTTGCATCAAGCACTCCCTCTCATCCTTGAGTAGTTAAACCAGTGGGAGTctgaaaaagagaacagaaatctAATTTCATCAAACTTGAGCACTTTAGTTATCAGTAAATCTTCACTTAAAATTAACAGAGGTACCTTGCCATTTCTCATAAACCCCTGATGCTTACCTTATTTCATGTTTATGTCATAAATTCTCTCTGATGTTTGCTAATATCTCTCTCTAAAACAAAAGTGAGAACTGCCTAAAGTGTCCAGATTGTGTTCTGCTGCTGTTCATCTTTGCCTTGCTACCATTTAATTAAGAACAGTGATTCATCCAGGGTTTCATGGCCATTCATTACAGAGTAATTTGGCTTTTAGAATTCTTATCACTTTTACTTCAGTAATGTATCATGTTCCGGGAAGGAATTACATAgaacaaaaaacagttttaagTAATTTAGAGAAGAACAGAAATGGAAGGCTATTTCTAAGTGATTGAAAAATAGTTGTAATATTATCTGTTCAGGCATAAGCATCTTTGGTCCGAAAGAAAGAACACTCTTGTTTTCCTCCATTGTCTCCAAACTCAGTAAATGATACCATCACTCCTTCAGTTATTCAAGCCAAAAACTTAGGAATCAtccttaatttctctttctttcacatcTCACATCTATCTAATCAATTGCTGGTACTACAGCTTCTACTATCACTACCATCATTCATTAGCCACATTTCATGagagcttactatgtgccagatatctTGCTATGTGCCTTACATTCAAGTCTTATTTGGTTTTCACAACACCCTGTGAAATGTCTcattttaaaggtgaggaaaactgaaactcagaaagaTCTCataagttgcccaaggtcacacagccatcTGTCCTCACAGGATGGTGATTGGCTCACCTCAAAGCAAGTAATTCAAGAACAAGTCCATAGCTGCAATGCCTTTTTGTGATCCAGCCTCTGAAGTCAACACTGTCATTTCTGCAGTATTCTATTGGTCACACAGAGCCAGCCCTGGATCAGTGTGGGAGGGGCAAATATCAGGAGGTGATGATCACTGGGAGCCATATTGGAAACTGGCTACCACAGATGTCAATCAACCATTGAAACAaaggaagaggccgggcgcggtggctcaagcctgtaatcccagcactttgggaggccgaggcgggcggatcacgaggtcaggagatcgagaccatcctggctaacatggtgaaaccccgtctctactaaaaatacaaaaaactagccgggcgtggtggcgggcgcctgtagtcccagctactcggaggctgaggcaggagaatggcctgaacctgggaggcggagcttgcagtgagccgagatcgcgccactgcactccagcctgggtgacacagcgcgagactccgtctcaaaaaaaaaaaaaaaaaaaagaaacaaaggaagagtCAGAAGTACTGCTTAAAAACCGTTGTCAGTCCACTGGTTGTTTATTGGGCAAGCATACCTGGATAGGTGTAAGTTTTGCCAGTTCTTACACTATTTTGGTTTTTAGGTCTATTTTTGTTAAACAGtgtaattcattcaacaaatatttattggagtTTCTACTATGTTCCTAGCAGCATGTGGAGGTCACAGAAGTAGGATGTTTAGTCACAAGCTAATTGAGGGTCTCTGGAAATTGAACAGATTCCACAAGCAAGCCAAGAATTTAGATTAATATGTGATATGTGATACAGATTTCAAATGCTCTGTGAATTAGAGAAGGGCAGAAACAGTGACTCAAAGTGGTTCTGAAAGGCTTTGTGAAAGcaaatggaaggaaggagaggagaacaTAGCCTAGTGAGTGACAGTTCTGTGCCAGGTATGGGACAGAGCTTTTTATGCCTAAGAACCCTAGAGATGTGTGGTGGGAGCCCCATTTTACACGGGAGGAgactcaaagaggttaaatagcTTGCCTAGAGGAATACAATTagtaaatttgctttaaaatgacCTCATTCTCTGCCTTAGAAAGAAATTATTGGTTGTTCTTGCAGGTCAATAAGGGTACCTTATGGTACTCACGATAGGGTcatgttttaagtatttttaactttgttCAGATAGGGTTTCCTGTttgatttatgtatttgtgtatccTGTTCTAGACTTGAGGTAGCAGAAACTGACTATGGAAGAAATCAAGTCCAGTATTTTTCTATCTTTGAAAACTCTGGACTTTGTTAAGCAAACTATTATTCCAACAATGTCAGTATAAATTCTTTAGGATTCGGTGATTTTGAGTTCCCCAGTTGAAATATAGGTGAAT
The sequence above is drawn from the Theropithecus gelada isolate Dixy chromosome X, Tgel_1.0, whole genome shotgun sequence genome and encodes:
- the GPR82 gene encoding probable G-protein coupled receptor 82 codes for the protein MNNNTTCIQPSMISSMALPIIYILLCIVGVFGNSLSQWIFLTKIGKKTSTHIYLSHLVTANLLVCSAMPFMSIYFLKGFQWEYQSAQCRVVNFLGTLSMHVSMFVSLLILSWIAVSRYATLMQKDSLQETTSCYEKIFYGHLLKKFRQPNFARKLCIYIWGVVLGIIIPVTIYYSVIEATEGEESLCYNRQMELGAMISQIAGLIGTTFIGFSFLVVLTSYYSFVSHLRKIRTCTSIMEKDLTYSSVKRHLLVIQILLIVCFLPYSIFKPIFYVLHQRDNCQQLNYLIETKNILTCLASARSSTDPIIFLLLDKTFKKTLYNLFTKSNSAHMQSYG